The Anguilla rostrata isolate EN2019 chromosome 18, ASM1855537v3, whole genome shotgun sequence genome has a window encoding:
- the LOC135245350 gene encoding eukaryotic translation initiation factor 2-alpha kinase 1-like: MCENTRAMENLEDKICAFLKRKEAGAPLKALEIAKGVGLKTAKDVNKALYSLQGKGRLQKVGDSPPLWSLGGPSRSAAVNDTPNPTGTPSKHKIKTILKSHTGREGVTAKELARDLNQPSRAVNAQLYDMLSRGEVEKSRLSKDGSFSWKCTDEDGSNNNSKLWRDAPGDSITSTVDESSDSDTSVSTFSWFQKNYSSVKKLGEGGFGSVFIAKKKIDETYYAIKVVEFDKHASREVKALAHFNHPNIVRYFTAWEESSPLQSSESGE, encoded by the exons ATGTGTGAGAATACCAGAGCAATGGAGAACTTGGAGGATAAAATATGTGCTTTCCTAAAGAGAAAGGAAGCTGGGGCCCCGTTAAAGGCCTTGGAGATCGCCAAAGGTGTGGGGCTGAAGACAGCCAAAGACGTTAACAAGGCCCTGTACAGCTTACAGGGGAAGGGTCGTCTGCAGAAAGTAGGGGACAGCCCGCCACTCTGGTCTCTAGGGGGGCCTTCTCGGTCTGCTGCGGTGAATGACACGCCCAACCCCACTGGCACTCCCTCAAAGCACAAAATAAAGACAATTCTGAAGTCACACACCGGCCGTGAAGGAGTTACAGCCAAGGAACTGGCGAGGGATTTGAATCAACCGAGCAGAGCTGTTAACGCCCAACTGTACGACATGCTGAgcaggggagaggtggagaaatCCCGCTTGTCTAAAGATGGTTCTTTCTCCTGGAAGTGCACTGATGAAGATGgcagcaacaataacagcaaacTTTGGCG TGACGCCCCAGGTGACTCAATAACGTCAACAGTCGATGAAagcagtgacagtgacacatCTGTTTCAACTTTCTCATG gTTTCAGAAGAACTACAGTTCAGTAAAGAAGCTTGGTGAAGGTGGCTTTGGGTCCGTTTTTATAGCGAAAAAAAAGATTGATGAGACCTACTATGCGATTAAGGTGGTAGAATTTGACAA GCATGCATCACGTGAAGTCAAAGCTTTGGCACACTTTAACCATCCCAACATTGTGCGTTACTTCACAGCTTGGGAAGAATCAAGTCCCCTACAGTCCAGTGAAAGCGGAGAGTAA